The Xiphophorus couchianus chromosome 14, X_couchianus-1.0, whole genome shotgun sequence genome includes a region encoding these proteins:
- the LOC114156864 gene encoding uncharacterized protein LOC114156864 isoform X6 gives MSSVQPQREFINEQVTPAGETFTEWKEINVKMEEEMEDQRRLMDFTRIPMIILHRIDLRQCWACKDDGVLNELSNLEGNSTLEEQPEHQQFKEEEKQLCISQDEEQLVLRQETDDILVIPSKTHRIRNETEPQRNQLISHGSSEDENQDQEKSNCEDSGKKRDKKQKRKRYQKTKQQKGKTESSKQTTQNKAHPDQKQYSCKICDEAFSQSSSLTTHMRTHMDKKLFTCSTCGKSFQNKSHLLRHMMIHTGEKPFSCVTCGKSFLSKPNLVSHMRSHTGEKPFSCVTCGKCFQVKSSLLRHMMIHTDKNPFSCVACGKNFRNKFTFLRHMTIHTGEKPFSCVTCGKSFITKAELVSHMRSHTGEKPFSCVTCRKSFISKSNLVSHMMIHTGEKPFSCVTCGKSFVTKAQVVTHMRSHTGEKPFSCVTCFKSFPLKSYLLHHMMIHTGEKPFSCVTCGKSFISKSNLVSHMMIHTGEKPFSCVTCGKSFVTKAHVVTHMRSHTGEKPFSCVTCFKSFPLKSNLLRHMMVHTGEKPFSCVTCGKSLISKSNLVSHMMIHTGEKPFSCVTCGKSFITKAHVVTHMRSHTGERPFSCVTCGKSFISKSNLVSHMMIHTGEKPFSCVTCGKSFITKAHVVTHMRSHSGERPFSCVTCGKGFPCKSGLLRHMMIHTGEKPFSCVTCGKSFISKSNLVSHIMIHTGEKPFSCVTCGKSFISKSNLVSHMMIHTGEKPFSCVTCGKSFITKAHVVTHMRSHSGERPFSCVTCGKGFPCKSELLRHMMIHTGEKPFSCVTCGKSFISKSNLVSHMMIHTGEKPFSCVTCGKCFQVKSSLLRHMMIHTDKNPFSCVACGKNFRNKFTFLRHMTIHTGEKPFSCVTCGKSFITKAELVSHMRSHTGEKPFSCVTCRKSFISKSNLVSHMMIHTGEKPFSCVTCGKSFVTKAQVVTHMRSHTGEKPFSCVTCFKSFPLKSYLLHHMMIHTGEKPFSCVTCGKSFISKSNLVSHMMIHTGEKPFSCVTCGKSFVTKAHVVTHMRSHTGEKPFSCVTCFKSFPLKSNLLRHMMVHTGEKPFSCVTCGKSLISKSNLVSHMMIHTGEKPFSCVTCGKSFITKAHVVTHMRSHTGERPFSCVTCGKSFISKSNLVSHMMIHTGEKPFSCVTCGKSFITKAHVVTHMRSHSGERPFSCVTCGKGFPCKSGLLRHMMIHTGEKPFSCVTCGKSFISKSNLVSHIMIHTGEKPFSCVTCGKSFISKSNLVSHMMIHTGEKPFSCVTCGKSFITKAHVVTHMRSHSGERPFSCVTCGKGFPCKSELLRHMMIHTGEKPFSCVTCGKSFISKSNLVSHMMIHTGEKPFSCVTCFKSFQLKSNLLRHMMVHTGENPFSCVACGKNYRNKFTFLRHMTIHTGEKPFSCVTCGKSFITKAELVSHMRSHTGEKPFSCVTCRKSFISKSNLVSHMIIHTGEKPFSCVTCGKSFVTKAQVVTHMRSHTGEKPFSCVTCFKSFPLKSYLLHHMMIHTGEKPFSCVTCGKSFISKSNLVSHMMIHTGEKPFSCVTCGKSFVTKAHVVTHMRSHTGEKPFLCVTCFKSFPLKSNLLRHMMVHTGEKPFSCVTCGKSFISKSNLVSHMMIHTGEKPFSCVTCGKSFITKAHVVTHMRSHTGERPFSCVTCGKSFISKSNLVSHMMIHTGEKPFSCVTCGKSFITKAHVVTHMRSHSGERPFSCVTCGKGFPCKSGLLRHMMIHTGEKPFSCVTCGKSFISKSNLVSHMMIHTGEKPFSCVTCGKSFITKAHVVTHMRSHSGERPFSCVTCGKGFPCKSGLLRHMMIHTGEKPFSCVTCGKSFISKSNLVSHMMIHTGEKPFSCVTCGKSFISKSNLVSHMMIHTGEKPFSCVTCGKSFITKAHVVTHMRSHSGERPFSCVTCGKGFPCKSELLRHMMIHTGEKPFSCVTCGKSFISKSNLVSHMMIHTGEKPFSCVTCFKSFQLKSNLLRHMMVHTGENPFSCVACGKNYRNKFTFLRHMTIHTGEKPFSCVTCGKSFITKAELVSHMRSHTGEKPFSCVTCRKSFISKSNLVSHMMIHTGEKPFSCVTCGKSFVTKAQVVTHMRSHTGEKPFSCVTCFKSFPLKSYLLHHMMIHTGEKPFSCVTCGKSFISKSNLVSHMMIHTGEKPFSCVTCGKSFVTKAHVVTHMRNHTGEKPFSCVTCFKSFPLKSYLLHHMMIHTGEKPFSCVTCGKSFISKSNLVSHMMIHTGEKPFSCVTCGKSFVTKAHVVTHMRSHTGEKPFSCVTCFKSFPLKSNLLRHMMVHTSEKPFSCVTCGKSLISKSNLVSHMMIHTGEKPFSCVTCGKSFITKAHVVTHMRSHTGERPFSCVTCGKSFISKSNLVSHMMIHTGEKPFSCVTCGKSFITKAHVVTHMRSHSGERPFSCVTCGKGFPCKSGLLRHMMIHTGEKPFSCVTCGKSFISKSNLVSHMMIHTGEKPFSCVTCGKSFITKAHVVTHMRSHSGERPFSCVTCGKGFPCKSGLLRHMMIHTGEKPFSCVTCGKSFISKSNLVSHMMIHTGEKPFSCVTCFKSFQLKSNLLRHMMVHTGENPFSCVACGKSFITKAELVSHMRSHTGEKPFSCVTCRKSFISKSNLVSHMMIHTGEKPFSCVTCGKSFVTKAQVVTHMRSHTGEKPFSCVTCFKSFPLKSYLLHHMMIHTGEKPFSCVTCGKSFISKSNLVSHMMIHTGEKPFSCVTCGKSFVTKAHVVTHMRSHTGEKPFSCVTCFKSFPLKSNLLRHMMVHTGEKPFSCVTCGKSLISKSNLVSHMMIHTGEKPFSCVTCGKSFITKAHVVTHMRSHTGERPFSCVTCGKSFISKSNLVSHMMIHTGEKPFSCVTCGKSFITKAHVVTHMRSHTGEKPFSCVTCFKSFPLKSNLLRHMMVHTGEKPFSCVTCGKSLISKSNLVSHMMIHTGEKPFSCVTCGKSFITKAHVVTHMRSHSGERPFSCVTCGKGFPCKSGLLRHMMIHTGEKPFSCVTCGKSFISKSNLVSHMMIHTGEKPFSCVTCGKSFISKSNLVSHMMIHTGEKPFSCVTCGKSFITKAHVVTHMRSHSGERPFSCVTCGKGFPCKSELIRHMMIHTGEKPFSCVTCGKSFISKSNLVSHMMIHTGEKPFSCVTCGKSFITKAHVVTHMRSHSGERPFSCVTCGKGFPCKSELLRHMMIHTGEKPFSCVTCGKSFISKSNLVSHMMIHTGEKPFSCVTCGKSFITKAHVVTHMRSHTGEKPFSCVTCGKSFQDKSSLLHHMKIHTGEN, from the exons atgtcttcagttcagcctcagagagagtttatcaacgagcaggtaactcctgctggagaaacattcacagagtggaaagaaatcaacgttaagatggaggaagagatggaggatcagcgcagactgatggattttacCCGGATACCGATGATCATCTTACACCGGATAG ATCTCCGTCAGTGCTGGGCGTGTAAAGACGACGGGGTTCTCAATGAGCTCAGCAACCTGGAGGGCAACTCCACTTTAGAAGAGCAACCAGAACATCAACAGttcaaagaggaagagaagcaacTCTGCATCAGTCAGGATGAAGAGCAGCTTGTACTGAGACAGGAGACTGATGACATTTTGGTGATTCCTTCTAAAACGCACAGAATCCGcaatgaaacagaaccacagaggaaccaactcATCTCTCATGGCTCTTCTGAGGATGAGAACCAGGATCAGGAAAAAAGCAATTGTGAAGACTcaggaaaaaagagagataaaaaacagaaacgtaAGAGGTAtcagaaaaccaaacagcagaaaggTAAAACTGAGAGTTCAAAACAGACAACACAGAATAAAGCTCATCCAGACCAAAAACAATATTCTTGTAAAATCTGTGATGAAGCCTTTTCTCAAAGCAGTTCCTTGACAACACACATGAGAACTCACATGGACAAgaagcttttcacatgttcaacctgtggaaaaagcttCCAAAACAAATCTCATTTGCTTcgtcacatgatgattcacacaggagagaagcctttttcatgtgtgacttgtggaaaaa GTTTCTTAAGTAAACCTAATTTAGTTAGTCACATGAGAAGTCACACAGGGGAGAaacctttttcatgtgtgacctgtggaaaatgCTTCCAAGTCAAATCAAGCTTACTTcgtcacatgatgattcacacagatAAGAACCCTTTCTCATGTGTGGCTTGTGGAAAAAACTTCCGAAACAAATTTACTTTTCTTCGCCACATGACGattcacacaggagagaagcctttttcatgtgtgacttgtggaaaaagtttcataaccAAAGCTGAGTTAGTTAGTCACATGAgaagtcacacaggtgagaagcctttctcgtGTGTGACCTGTAGAAAAAGCTTCATaagtaaatctaatttagttagtcacatgatgattcacacaggtgagaagcctttttcatgtgtgacttgtggaaaaagtttcgtAACCAAAGCTCAGGTAGTTACTCACATGAgaagtcacacaggtgagaagcctttctcatgtgtgacgTGTTTTAAAAGCTTTCCATTGAAATCTTATTTACTTCatcacatgatgattcacacaggtgagaagcctttctcatgtgtgacctgtggaaaaagtttcataagtaaatctaatttagttagtcacatgatgattcacacgggtgagaagcctttttcatgtgtgacttgtggaaaaagttttgtaACCAAAGCTCATGTAGTTACTCACATGAgaagtcacacaggtgagaagcctttctcatgtgtgacatgttttaaaagcttCCCATTGAAATCTAATTTACTTCGTCACATGATggttcacacaggtgagaagcctttctcatgtgtgacctgtggaaaaagtttaataagtaaatctaatttagttagtcacatgatgattcacacgggtgagaagcctttttcatgtgtgacttgtggaaaaagtttcataaccAAAGCTCATGTAGTTACTCACATGAGAAGTCAtacaggtgagaggcctttctcatgtgtgacatgtggaaaaagtttcataagtaaatctaatttagttagtcacatgatgattcacacaggtgagaagcctttttcatgtgtgacttgtggaaaaagtttcataaccAAAGCTCATGTAGTTACTCACATGAGAAGTCATTCAGGTGAGAGACCTTTCTcgtgtgtgacctgtggaaaaggcTTCCCATGCAAATCCGGGTTACTTcgtcacatgatgattcacacaggtgagaagcctttctcatgtgtgacctgtggaaaaagtttcataagtaaatctaatttagttagtcacataatgattcacacaggtgagaagcctttctcatgtgtgacctgtggaaaaagtttcataagtaaatctaatttagttagtcacatgatgattcacacaggtgagaagcctttttcatgtgtgacttgtggaaaaagtttcataaccAAAGCTCATGTAGTTACTCACATGAGAAGTCATTCAGGTGAGAGACCTTTCTcgtgtgtgacctgtggaaaaggcTTCCCATGCAAATCCGAGTTACTTcgtcacatgatgattcacacaggtgagaagcctttctcatgtgtgacctgtggaaaaagtttcataagtaaatctaatttagttagtcacatgatgattcacacaggtgagaaacctttttcatgtgtgacctgtggaaaatgCTTCCAAGTCAAATCAAGCTTACTTcgtcacatgatgattcacacagatAAGAACCCTTTCTCATGTGTGGCTTGTGGAAAAAACTTCCGAAACAAATTTACTTTTCTTCGCCACATGACGattcacacaggagagaagcctttttcatgtgtgacttgtggaaaaagtttcataaccAAAGCTGAGTTAGTTAGTCACATGAgaagtcacacaggtgagaagcctttctcgtGTGTGACCTGTAGAAAAAGCTTCATaagtaaatctaatttagttagtcacatgatgattcacacaggtgagaagcctttttcatgtgtgacttgtggaaaaagtttcgtAACCAAAGCTCAGGTAGTTACTCACATGAgaagtcacacaggtgagaagcctttctcatgtgtgacgTGTTTTAAAAGCTTTCCATTGAAATCTTATTTACTTCatcacatgatgattcacacaggtgagaagcctttctcatgtgtgacctgtggaaaaagtttcataagtaaatctaatttagttagtcacatgatgattcacacgggtgagaagcctttttcatgtgtgacttgtggaaaaagttttgtaACCAAAGCTCATGTAGTTACTCACATGAgaagtcacacaggtgagaagcctttctcatgtgtgacatgttttaaaagcttCCCATTGAAATCTAATTTACTTCGTCACATGATggttcacacaggtgagaagcctttctcatgtgtgacctgtggaaaaagtttaataagtaaatctaatttagttagtcacatgatgattcacacgggtgagaagcctttttcatgtgtgacttgtggaaaaagtttcataaccAAAGCTCATGTAGTTACTCACATGAGAAGTCAtacaggtgagaggcctttctcatgtgtgacatgtggaaaaagtttcataagtaaatctaatttagttagtcacatgatgattcacacaggtgagaagcctttttcatgtgtgacttgtggaaaaagtttcataaccAAAGCTCATGTAGTTACTCACATGAGAAGTCATTCAGGTGAGAGACCTTTCTcgtgtgtgacctgtggaaaaggcTTCCCATGCAAATCCGGGTTACTTcgtcacatgatgattcacacaggtgagaagcctttctcatgtgtgacctgtggaaaaagtttcataagtaaatctaatttagttagtcacataatgattcacacaggtgagaagcctttctcatgtgtgacctgtggaaaaagtttcataagtaaatctaatttagttagtcacatgatgattcacacaggtgagaagcctttttcatgtgtgacttgtggaaaaagtttcataaccAAAGCTCATGTAGTTACTCACATGAGAAGTCATTCAGGTGAGAGACCTTTCTcgtgtgtgacctgtggaaaaggcTTCCCATGCAAATCCGAGTTACTTcgtcacatgatgattcacacaggtgagaagcctttctcatgtgtgacctgtggaaaaagtttcataagtaaatctaatttagttagtcacatgatgattcacacaggtgagaagcctttttcatgtgtgacatgttttaaaagcttCCAATTGAAATCTAATTTACTTCGTCACATGATggttcacacaggtgagaaccCTTTCTCATGTGTGGCTTGTGGAAAAAACTACCGAAACAAATTTACTTTTCTTCGCCACATGACGattcacacaggagagaagcctttttcatgtgtgacttgtggaaaaagtttcataaccAAAGCTGAGTTAGTTAGTCACATGAgaagtcacacaggtgagaagcctttctcgtGTGTGACCTGTAGAAAAAGCTTCATaagtaaatctaatttagttagtCACATGAttattcacacaggtgagaagcctttttcatgtgtgacttgtggaaaaagtttcgtAACCAAAGCTCAGGTAGTTACTCACATGAgaagtcacacaggtgagaagcctttctcatgtgtgacgTGTTTTAAAAGCTTTCCATTGAAATCTTATTTACTTCatcacatgatgattcacacaggtgagaagcctttctcatgtgtgacctgtggaaaaagtttcataagtaaatctaatttagttagtcacatgatgattcacacgggtgagaagcctttttcatgtgtgacttgtggaaaaagttttgtaACCAAAGCTCATGTAGTTACTCACATGAgaagtcacacaggtgagaagcctttcttatgtgtgacatgttttaaaagcttCCCATTGAAATCTAATTTACTTCGTCACATGATggttcacacaggtgagaagcctttctcatgtgtgacctgtggaaaaagtttcataagtaaatctaatttagttagtcacatgatgattcacacgggtgagaagcctttttcatgtgtgacttgtggaaaaagtttcataaccAAAGCTCATGTAGTTACTCACATGAGAAGTCAtacaggtgagaggcctttctcatgtgtgacatgtggaaaaagtttcataagtaaatctaatttagttagtcacatgatgattcacacaggtgagaagcctttttcatgtgtgacttgtggaaaaagtttcataaccAAAGCTCATGTAGTTACTCACATGAGAAGTCATTCAGGTGAGAGACCTTTCTcgtgtgtgacctgtggaaaaggcTTCCCATGCAAATCCGGGTTACTTcgtcacatgatgattcacacaggtgagaagcctttctcatgtgtgacctgtggaaaaagtttcataagtaaatctaatttagttagtcacatgatgattcacacaggtgagaagcctttttcatgtgtgacttgtggaaaaagtttcataaccAAAGCTCATGTAGTTACTCACATGAGAAGTCATTCAGGTGAGAGACCTTTCTcgtgtgtgacctgtggaaaaggcTTCCCATGCAAATCCGGGTTACTTcgtcacatgatgattcacacaggtgagaagcctttctcatgtgtgacctgtggaaaaagtttcataagtaaatctaatttagttagtcacatgatgattcacacaggtgagaagcctttctcatgtgtgacctgtggaaaaagtttcataagtaaatctaatttagttagtcacatgatgattcacacaggtgagaagcctttttcatgtgtgacttgtggaaaaagtttcataaccAAAGCTCATGTAGTTACTCACATGAGAAGTCATTCAGGTGAGAGACCTTTCTcgtgtgtgacctgtggaaaaggcTTCCCATGCAAATCCGAGTTACTTcgtcacatgatgattcacacaggtgagaagcctttctcatgtgtgacctgtggaaaaagtttcataagtaaatctaatttagttagtcacatgatgattcacacaggtgagaagcctttttcatgtgtgacatgttttaaaagcttCCAATTGAAATCTAATTTACTTCGTCACATGATggttcacacaggtgagaaccCTTTCTCATGTGTGGCTTGTGGAAAAAACTACCGAAACAAATTTACTTTTCTTCGCCACATGACGattcacacaggagagaagcctttttcatgtgtgacttgtggaaaaagtttcataaccAAAGCTGAGTTAGTTAGTCACATGAgaagtcacacaggtgagaagcctttctcgtGTGTGACCTGTAGAAAAAGCTTCATaagtaaatctaatttagttagtcacatgatgattcacacaggtgagaagcctttttcatgtgtgacttgtggaaaaagtttcgtAACCAAAGCTCAGGTAGTTACTCACATGAgaagtcacacaggtgagaagcctttctcatgtgtgacgTGTTTTAAAAGCTTTCCATTGAAATCTTATTTACTTCatcacatgatgattcacacaggtgagaagcctttctcatgtgtgacctgtggaaaaagtttcataagtaaatctaatttagttagtcacatgatgattcacacgggtgagaagcctttttcatgtgtgacttgtggaaaaagttttgtaACCAAAGCTCATGTAGTTACTCACATGAGaaatcacacaggtgagaagcctttctcatgtgtgacgTGTTTTAAAAGCTTTCCATTGAAATCTTATTTACTTCatcacatgatgattcacacaggtgagaagcctttctcatgtgtgacctgtggaaaaagtttcataagtaaatctaatttagttagtcacatgatgattcacacgggtgagaagcctttttcatgtgtgacttgtggaaaaagttttgtaACCAAAGCTCATGTAGTTACTCACATGAgaagtcacacaggtgagaagcctttctcatgtgtgacatgttttaaaagcttCCCATTGAAATCTAATTTACTTCGTCACATGATGGTTCACACaagtgagaagcctttctcatgtgtgacctgtggaaaaagtttaataagtaaatctaatttagttagtcacatgatgattcacacgggtgagaagcctttttcatgtgtgacttgtggaaaaagtttcataaccAAAGCTCATGTAGTTACTCACATGAGAAGTCAtacaggtgagaggcctttctcatgtgtgacatgtggaaaaagtttcataagtaaatctaatttagttagtcacatgatgattcacacaggtgagaagcctttttcatgtgtgacttgtggaaaaagtttcataaccAAAGCTCATGTAGTTACTCACATGAGAAGTCATTCAGGTGAGAGACCTTTCTcgtgtgtgacctgtggaaaaggcTTCCCATGCAAATCCGGGTTACTTcgtcacatgatgattcacacaggtgagaagcctttctcatgtgtgacctgtggaaaaagtttcataagtaaatctaatttagttagtcacatgatgattcacacaggtgagaagcctttttcatgtgtgacttgtggaaaaagtttcataaccAAAGCTCATGTAGTTACTCACATGAGAAGTCATTCAGGTGAGAGACCTTTCTcgtgtgtgacctgtggaaaaggcTTCCCATGCAAATCCGGGTTACTTcgtcacatgatgattcacacaggtgagaagcctttctcatgtgtgacctgtggaaaaagtttcataagtaaatctaatttagttagtcacatgatgattcacacaggtgagaagcctttttcatgtgtgacatgttttaaaagcttCCAATTGAAATCTAATTTACTTCGTCACATGATggttcacacaggtgagaaccCTTTCTCATGTGTggcttgtggaaaaagtttcataaccAAAGCTGAGTTAGTTAGTCACATGAgaagtcacacaggtgagaagcctttctcgtGTGTGACCTGTAGAAAAAGCTTCATaagtaaatctaatttagttagtcacatgatgattcacacaggtgagaagcctttttcatgtgtgacttgtggaaaaagtttcgtAACCAAAGCTCAGGTAGTTACTCACATGAgaagtcacacaggtgagaagcctttctcatgtgtgacgTGTTTTAAAAGCTTTCCATTGAAATCTTATTTACTTCatcacatgatgattcacacaggtgagaagcctttctcatgtgtgacctgtggaaaaagtttcataagtaaatctaatttagttagtcacatgatgattcacacgggtgagaagcctttttcatgtgtgacttgtggaaaaagttttgtaACCAAAGCTCATGTAGTTACTCACATGAgaagtcacacaggtgagaagcctttctcatgtgtgacatgttttaaaagcttCCCATTGAAATCTAATTTACTTCGTCACATGATggttcacacaggtgagaagcctttctcatgtgtgacctgtggaaaaagtttaataagtaaatctaatttagttagtcacatgatgattcacacgggtgagaagcctttttcatgtgtgacttgtggaaaaagtttcataaccAAAGCTCATGTAGTTACTCACATGAGAAGTCAtacaggtgagaggcctttctcatgtgtgacatgtggaaaaagtttcataagtaaatctaatttagttagtcacatgatgattcacacaggtgagaagcctttttcatgtgtgacttgtggaaaaagtttcataaccAAAGCTCATGTAGTTACTCACATGAgaagtcacacaggtgagaagcctttctcatgtgtgacatgttttaaaagcttCCCATTGAAATCTAATTTACTTCGTCACATGATggttcacacaggtgagaagcctttctcatgtgtgacctgtggaaaaagtttaataagtaaatctaatttagttagtcacatgatgattcacacgggtgagaagcctttttcatgtgtgacttgtggaaaaagtttcataaccAAAGCTCATGTAGTTACTCACATGAGAAGTCATTCAGGTGAGAGACCTTTCTcgtgtgtgacctgtggaaaaggcTTCCCATGCAAATCCGGGTTACTTcgtcacatgatgattcacacaggtgagaagcctttctcatgtgtgacctgtggaaaaagtttcataagtaaatctaatttagttagtcacatgatgattcacacaggtgagaagcctttctcatgtgtgacctgtggaaaaagtttcataagtaaatctaatttagttagtcacatgatgattcacacaggtgagaagcctttttcatgtgtgacttgtggaaaaagtttcataaccAAAGCTCATGTAGTTACTCACATGAGAAGTCATTCAGGTGAGAGACCTTTCTcgtgtgtgacctgtggaaaaggcTTCCCATGCAAATCCGAGTTAATTcgtcacatgatgattcacacaggtgagaagcctttctcatgtgtgacctgtggaaaaagtttcataagtaaatctaatttagttagtcacatgatgattcacacaggtgagaagcctttttcatgtgtgacttgtggaaaaagtttcataaccAAAGCTCATGTAGTTACTCACATGAGAAGTCATTCAGGTGAGAGACCTTTCTcgtgtgtgacctgtggaaaaggcTTCCCATGCAAATCCGAGTTACTTcgtcacatgatgattcacacaggtgagaagcctttctcatgtgtgacctgtggaaaaagtttcataagtaaatctaatttagttagtcacatgatgattcacacaggtgagaagcctttttcatgtgtgacttgtggaaaaagtttcataaccAAAGCTCATGTAGTTACTCACATGAGAAGTCACACAGGGGAgaaacctttctcatgtgttACCTGTGGAAAAAGCTTCCAAGACAAATCTAGTTTACTTCACCACATGAAGATTCACACTGGAGAgaactag